The following coding sequences lie in one Arachis ipaensis cultivar K30076 chromosome B05, Araip1.1, whole genome shotgun sequence genomic window:
- the LOC107644291 gene encoding synaptotagmin-5, protein MSRKKRGLLFNIEEVAVDFFFNHLLKEKPSIPFFIPLVLVAWAIEKWMFSFSTWVPILLVVWIAIQYGRYQRKLLVEDLDKKWQRIILNTSPITPLEHCEWLNKLLTEIWSSHYNPKLSIRLSAIVEKRLKLRKPRLIERVELQEFSLGSCPPSVGLQGMRWSTIGDQRVLQLGLDWDTNEMSILMLAKLAKPLIGTARIVINSLHIKGDLLFTPILDGKALLYSFVSTPEVRIGIAFGSGGSQSLPATEWPGVSSWLEKLFTDTLVKTMVEPRRRCFTLPAVDLRKKAVGGIIYIRVISASKLSRSCFKGGSRRPQNGTTNSFSVDSFDDKDLQTFVEVEVGDLIRRTDVRLGSTPRWDAPFNMVLHDNAGNLRFNLYESHPNNIKCDYLASCEIKMRHVEDDSTIFWAIGPDSGVIAKQAQFCGDEVEMMVPFEGANPGELKVSIVVKEWQYSDGTHSLNSLRSSSQSSVSGSSNIQLRTGRKLNITVMEGKDLAAKDKSGKFDPYVKLQYGKTVLKTKTAHGSNPVWNQTFEFDEVSGGDYLKVKGFSEEIFGDENIGSANVNLEGLVDGTVRDVWIPLERVRSGELRLQIQAVRLDDQEGSNSRGSAPGPANGWIELVLIEGRDLVAADLRGTSDPFVRVQYGNIKKKTKVIYKTLNPQWNQTLEFLDDGSPLVLYVKDHNALLAASSIGECVVEYQRLPPNETADKWIPLQGVKRGEIHIQITRKVPELQKRNSIDSEPSLSKLHQIPNQIKQMMIKFRSLIEDGNLDGLSEALSELETLEDTQEGYIVQLETEQMMLLSKIRELGQEMINSSPSMSRRSSGSGS, encoded by the exons ATGAGTAGAAAGAAAAGGGGACTTTTGTTCAACATAGAAGAAGTTGCAGTggacttcttcttcaaccatctcTTGAAGGAGAAGCCATCAATTCCATTCTTCATTCCTCTGGTTTTGGTTGCTTGGGCTATTGAGAAATGGATGTTCTCTTTCTCCACCTGGGTTCCCATTCTTCTTGTTGTGTGGATAGCTATACAG TATGGTAGGTATCAACGGAAACTACTTGTTGAGGACTTGGATAAGAAATGGCAACGAATCATACTGAACACATCG CCGATCACTCCGTTGGAGCATTGCGAGTGGCTGAATAAGCTCTTGACTGAAATCTGGTCCAGCCATTATAACCCAAAGCTTTCAATAAGGTTATCGGCGATAGTTGAG AAACGTTTAAAGCTCCGGAAGCCAAGACTTATA GAAAGAGTCGAGCTGCAGGAGTTTTCATTGGGTTCATGCCCTCCTAGTGTGGGTCTTCAAGGGATGCGATGGTCAACTATCGGTGATCAG CGAGTCCTACAACTGGGTTTGGATTGGGACACAAATGAAATGAGCATTTTGATGCTTGCGAAGCTTGCAAAGCCATTGATCGGAACTGCTCGGATTGTGATTAATAGTCTTCATATCAAGGGTGAT CTTCTATTTACACCAATCCTGGATGGAAAAGCACTTTTGTATTCATTTGTATCAACTCCTGAGGTGAGAATAGGAATCGCCTTTGGAAGCGGTGGAAGCCAGTCACTTCCTGCCACTGAATGGCCCGGTGTTTCTTCTTGGCTG GAAAAGCTTTTTACTGACACCTTGGTTAAGACCATGGTGGAACCTCGGCGCCGCTGTTTTACTTTGCCTGCTGTTGATTTGAGGAAGAAGGCTGTTGGTGGCATTATATATATTAGAGTGATTTCGGCTAGTAAACTTTCAAGGAGTTGCTTCAAGGGGGGATCTAGGAGGCCTCAAAATGGTACAACCAATAGTTTCTCGGTGGACAGTTTTGATGACAAGGACCTACAAACATTTGTCGAGGTAGAAGTTGGGGACTTAATCAGGAGAACAGATGTTAGACTTGGATCAACCCCTCGATGGGATGCACCATTTAATATGGTTTTACATGATAACGCTGGAAACCTTCGTTTCAATCTTTATGAGTCTCATCCCAACAATATCAAGTGTGACTACCTAGCAAGTTGTGAAATCAAG ATGAGGCATGTTGAAGATGATTCAACAATATTCTGGGCAATAGGACCCGATTCTGGGGTCATAGCAAAGCAAGCACAATTTTGTGGAGATGAAGTTGAAATGATGGTCCCATTTGAGGGGGCTAACCCCGGGGAG TTGAAGGTCAGCATTGTAGTAAAAGAGTGGCAATATTCTGATGGTACGCATAGCTTGAACAGTCTCCGGTCGAGTTCTCAGTCATCAGTTAGTGGATCATCAAATATTCAGTTAAGAACTGGAAGGAAACTTAACATAACTGTTATGGAAGGAAAGGATCTCGCTGCAAAAGATAAATCTGGAAAGTTTGATCCATATGTCAAACTTCAGTATGGTAAG ACTGTCCTGAAAACAAAGACTGCCCATGGTTCGAATCCTGTATGGAACCAGACGTTTGAATTCGATGAGGTTAGTGGCGGTGACTACTTAAAAGTAAAAGGCTTCAGTGAAGAAATTTTCGGAGACGAAAACATTGGTAGTGCAAATGTAAATTTGGAAGGGCTGGTAGATGGAACAGTCAGGGATGTATGGATACCTCTAGAAAGAGTGCGTTCTGGAGAATTAAGACTTCAAATACAAGCAGTCAGGCTCGACGACCAAGAAGGATCAAATTCAAGG GGATCAGCTCCAGGCCCGGCCAATGGTTGGATAGAACTTGTTCTAATTGAGGGAAGGGATCTTGTTGCCGCTGATCTACGAGGCACAAGCGATCCATTTGTGAGGGTGCAATATGGAAACataaagaaaaagacgaag GTTATATACAAAACTCTTAACCCTCAGTGGAACCAGACCTTAGAGTTCCTCGATGATGGTAGTCCCCTTGTACTCTATGTGAAGGACCACAATGCATTGTTGGCCGCATCAAGCATAGGTGAATGTGTCGTCGAATATCAAAGGCTGCCTCCAAATGAAACGGCCGACAAGTGGATACCCCTCCAAGGTGTGAAAAGGGGAGAGATTCACATCCAAATTACTAGAAAAGTTCCGGAGTTGCAAAAGAGAAATAGTATAGATTCTGAACCTTCCTTGAGCAAATTACACCAAATTCCGAACCAG ATTAAACAGATGATGATCAAGTTCCGGTCTTTAATAGAGGACGGAAACCTCGACGGGCTATCAGAAGCTTTGAGTGAGCTAGAAACTTTAGAGGATACACAAGAAGGTTACATAGTCCAATTGGAAACTGAGCAAATGATGCTTCTCAGCAAAATAAGGGAGCTAGGTCAAGAGATGATtaattcttctccttcaatgagtCGAAGATCTTCTGGAAGTGGAAGCTGA
- the LOC107644298 gene encoding putative pentatricopeptide repeat-containing protein At1g12700, mitochondrial, with product MTVIVSTIEFALFSSNSFFSFDRILHKHVACSIILQLTSPPHVDEAVDSFTRMLSMRRTPSIIQFNQILGSLAKTHHFPTAISLFQQLQTRGIAPSIVTLNILINCCCGMGRITLAFSIFAMIFRMGFQPNTITLNTLVKGLCLCGKVEKALHFHDRMLDQGFQFNQITYATLIDGLGKTGHTAAAIQVLRKIPRYGIVPDVFMYSAIIDSLCKDTLVSEAFHFYSEMLAKGISPNVITYTTLIFGLCLVGQLKEAIDLLNHMMLKNIIPNVRTYNTLIDGLCKEGNIKDAKSVLAVMTKDAVEPTVVTYNCLMDGYCLVNDLNKAKCIFDTMAQIGMAPNIRSYNIIINGLCKSKLMDDALNLFEEMRRKNLVPNTVTYNTLIDGLGKSKRISCASKLLVEMHNKGQPANIITYNSLLDGMFNIKQLDKALMLFNQMKESGIDPNICTYTILIDGLCKSGRLIDAKEIFQDLSIKNHHPNVRTYNVMINGLCKEGLFEEALALLSEMEDNGCSPNAVTFEIVIRALFEKGENDMAEKLLREMIARGLLNG from the exons ATGACAGTGATTGTTTCCACCATTGAATTCGCTCTTTTCTCTTCCAACTCCTTCTTCTCATTTGATCGGATTTTACACAAACATGTTGCGTGCAGCATCATTCTCCAG CTCACATCCCCGCCCCATGTTGATGAAGCTGTTGATTCTTTCACTCGCATGCTCTCTATGCGTCGCACTCCATCCATTATCCAATTTAACCAGATTTTGGGGTCCCTTGCCAAGACGCACCATTTCCCCACCGCCATTTCCCTTTTTCAGCAATTGCAAACCAGGGGAATTGCGCCCAGCATAGTTACTCTGAATATTTTAATCAATTGTTGCTGCGGCATGGGTCGGATCACTCTCGCTTTCTCTATATTCGCCATGATTTTCAGGATGGGTTTTCAGCCAAATACCATAACGTTGAATACACTCGTTAAAGGTCTCTGTCTATGTGGTAAGGTTGAAAAAGCACTGCACTTTCACGACAGAATGCTGGATCAAGGATTTCAGTTTAATCAAATCACTTATGCAACCTTGATTGATGGGCTCGGTAAGACCGGACACACAGCAGCTGCTATTCAAGTGTTGAGAAAGATCCCACGGTATGGCATTGTTCCTGATGTGTTCATGTACAGCGCAATTATTGATAGCCTGTGCAAGGATACACTTGTAAGTGAGGCTTTTCATTTCTATTCTGAAATGCTTGCTAAGGGAATTTCTCCTAATGTTATCACCTATACCACTTTAATTTTTGGATTGTGCCTTGTGGGTCAACTTAAGGAAGCCATTGATTTACTAAATCATATGATGCTGAAAAACATTATTCCAAATGTTCGTACCTATAATACTTTGATTGATGGACTATGTAAGGAGGGAAATATCAAAGATGCTAAGAGTGTGTTGGCCGTGATGACAAAAGATGCTGTGGAACCAACTGTGGTTACTTATAATTGTTTAATGGATGGGTATTGCTTGGTTAATGACTTAAACAAGGCAAAATGTATATTCGACACAATGGCTCAGATAGGAATGGCTCCTAATATCCGAAGttacaatattattattaatggCTTGTGCAAAAGTAAATTGATGGATGATGCCTTGAATCTCTTTGAAGAGATGCGTCGCAAGAACTTGGTTCCTAACACGGTAACTTACAATACTCTAATTGATGGCTTGGGAAAATCAAAGAGAATCTCTTGTGCTTCAAAGCTTCTTGTTGAGATGCATAATAAAGGTCAACCTGCTAATATAATCACTTACAATTCCTTGTTGGATGGGATGTTCAATATCAAACAACTTGACAAGGCACTTATGTTATTTAATCAGATGAAAGAGAGTGGCATTGATCCAAATATATGCACGTATACTATACTTATTGATGGCCTATGTAAAAGTGGAAGACTTATAGATGCAAAAGAGATTTTTCAAGATCTTTCCATTAAAAACCATCATCCAAATGTGAGGACATACAATGTTATGATCAATGGGCTCTGCAAAGAGGGCTTATTTGAAGAAGCATTGGCCCTGCTGTCTGAAATGGAAGACAATGGTTGCTCACCAAATGCTGTGACTTTTGAAATCGTTATTCGTGCTTTGTTTGAAAAAGGTGAGAATGACATGGCGGAGAAACTTCTTCGGGAAATGATTGCTAGAGGCTTATTGAATGgatga
- the LOC107644292 gene encoding CRM-domain containing factor CFM3, chloroplastic/mitochondrial, with the protein MAFAATTTATTNLSELHLKTCSPSSLSLTSPHSSSSSSTLFFFGSKPPFRTLTLTPFSSLRTSQQQHTKQNNRSSSTTKPNTNTSTSTSNPSAPWLAKTPPPNNSSKRVTESHTNDPLHDTTENRYFDGDKGQNAVERIVLRLRNLGLASDDDDDDDDEEGKEEVSIGGAGDDFPVTGEERLGELLRREWVRPDAIVREDDGVGDDEMVFLPWQREVEETDMGAAKEGGEKGMRDKRRVKAPTLAELTLEDEVLRRLRREGMRTRERVNVPKAGLTKEVMEKIHERWRKEELVRLKFHEDLARDMRTAHEIVERRTGGLVTWRAGSVMMVYRGANYQGPSSGGQHNAKEGDAFFVPDVSSRTKDSDAASSSEKSEPIVWNRVQPENMTEEEAEYNALLDSLGPRFIEWWGTGILPVDADSLPPTVPGYKTPFRLLPTGMRSRLTNAEMTNLRKLAKTLPCHFALGRNRRHQGLACAILKLWEKSLIAKIAVKRGIQNTNNELMAEEIKTLTGGTLLLRNKYYIVIYRGKDFVPTAVATVLAERQEMTKQVQDVEDKFRSGVLDATPSGKDESATPRAGSLAEFYEAQARWGRDISTEERERMMEEAAKSKQVRLVRHIEHKLATAEAKKLRAERLLAKIEASMVPAGPDYDQETITDEERVVFRRIGLRMKAYLPLGIRGVFDGVVENMHLHWKHRELVKLISKQETLAFVEDTARLLEFESGGILVAIERVPKGFALIYYRGKNYKRPIILRPKNLLTKQKALKRSVAMQRHEALSQHITELEKTIEQMKTELGMPQDLEDEDMPNIEDHNQIDNSSEFSQSEDENFDGLDDYDDDEDDDSDEEQDIDWEDEDDSEFSKLENGEHP; encoded by the exons ATGGCGTTCGCAGCCACCACGACGGCAACTACTAACCTCTCTGAATTGCACCTCAAAACTTGTTCACCTTCATCACTCTCACTCACTTCTCctcattcttcatcttcctcctcaACGCTCTTCTTCTTTGGCTCTAAACCCCCATTCCGCACTCTTACACTCACACCCTTCTCTTCTCTTAGAACCTCACAACAACAACATACAAAACAGAATAACCGTTCTTCTTCCACAACAAAACCTAACACCAACACCAGCACCAGCACCAGCAACCCTTCTGCCCCATGGCTCGCAAAAACCCCTCCCCCCAATAATTCCTCCAAAAGGGTCACCGAATCTCACACCAACGACCCACTTCATGATACAACGGAAAATCGTTACTTTGACGGTGATAAGGGGCAAAACGCGGTTGAGAGGATCGTTCTTCGGTTGAGGAACCTGGGATTGGcttcagatgatgatgatgatgatgatgatgaagaaggaaaagaagaggtCTCAATTGGTGGTGCTGGTGATGATTTTCCGGTGACCGGAGAAGAGAGGCTTGGTGAGCTTCTGAGAAGGGAATGGGTTAGGCCTGATGCTATTGTACGTGAAGATGATGGTGTTGGTGATGATGAGATGGTTTTTTTGCCATGGCAGAGAGAAGTGGAAGAGACAGATATGGGTGCTGCTAAAGAGGGAGGGGAGAAAGGGATGAGGGATAAGAGGAGAGTAAAGGCTCCAACTTTGGCGGAGCTGACGCTTGAGGACGAGGTTTTGAGGAGGTTAAGGAGGGAAGGAATGCGTACTAGGGAGAGGGTTAATGTCCCTAAAGCTGGGCTCACCAAGGAGGTTATGGAGAAGATTCATGAGAGGTGGAGGAAGGAGGAGCTTGTGAGGCTCAAGTTTCATGAGGACCTTGCAAGGGACATGAGGACTGCTCATGAGATTGTTGAG CGCCGAACAGGAGGGTTGGTCACATGGAGGGCAGGTAGTGTTATGATGGTTTATCGTGGTGCTAATTACCAGGGGCCTTCATCTGGGGGTCAACACAATGCAAAAGAAGGTGATGCTTTTTTTGTACCGGATGTCTCTTCGAGAACAAAAGACAGTGATGCAGCCTCATCATCGGAGAAGAGTGAGCCAATTGTGTGGAATCGAGTACAGCCTGAAAACATGACAGAGGAGGAAGCGGAGTACAATGCCCTGCTTGATAGTTTAGGTCCTCGTTTCATTGAATGGTGGGGTACAGGAATACTTCCTGTTGATGCTGATTCACTTCCCCCTACAGTTCCAGGTTACAAAACACCCTTTAGGCTTCTTCCTACTGGAATGCGTTCTCGACTAACAAATGCGGAAATGACCAATTTAAGGAAACTTGCCAAGACACTTCCTTGTCATTTTGCCTTGG GGAGAAATAGACGTCACCAAGGCCTAGCTTGTGCTATTCTTAAGCTTTGGGAGAAAAGTTTAATTGCAAAGATTGCTGTAAAACGTGGTATCCAGAACACAAACAATGAACTGATGGCTGAGGAGATAAAG ACATTGACCGGAGGTACCTTGCTGCTAAGGAATAAATATTACATTGTTATATATCGTGGGAAGGACTTTGTCCCGACAGCTGTAGCTACGGTCCTAGCTGAAAGACAGGAAATGACCAAACAGGTACAAGATGTTGAAGACAAGTTCCGGTCTGGTGTTCTTGATGCTACTCCATCAGGGAAGGATGAATCAGCAACACCACGAGCAGGATCTTTAGCAGAGTTCTATGAAGCTCAGGCACGCTGGGGAAGGGATATATCTACTGAAGAACGGGAGAGGATGATGGAGGAAGCTGCCAAATCCAAGCAAGTCAGGCTAGTCAGACATATCGAACATAAATTAGCTACC GCTGAGGCCAAAAAACTTAGGGCAGAAAGGCTGTTAGCAAAAATAGAAGCATCTATGGTTCCAGCTGGTCCTGATTATGACCAGGAGACAATCACAGATGAAGAACGTGTTGTGTTCCGTCGGATTGGTTTAAGAATGAAGGCATATTTACCACTTG GTATTCGTGGTGTTTTTGATGGTGTCGTTGAGAACATGCATTTGCATTGGAAACATCGAGAGCTTGTAAAATTGATATCAAAACAGGAGACCCTTGCTTTTGTTGAAGATACAGCAAGGTTACTGGAATTTGAAAGTGGTGGAATCCTAGTGGCAATAGAGAGAGTTCCCAAAGGATTTGCTCTTATTTACTATCGTGGAAAGAATTATAAGAGGCCCATCATTCTGAGGCCTAAAAACTTACTGACAAAGCAAAAAGCATTGAAGCGATCGGTGGCTATGCAACGGCATGAG GCTCTTAGTCAGCATATTACTGAGTTGGAGAAAACCATAGAACAAATGAAAACAGAACTT GGAATGCCTCAAGATCTGGAAGATGAAGATATGCCAAACATAGAGGACCATAACCAAATAGACAATAGCTCGGAATTCAGCCAA AGCGAAGATGAAAATTTTGATGGTTTGGATGATTATGATGACGATGAAGATGATGATTCTGATGAGGAGCAAGACATTGATTGGGAAGATGAGGATGACTCTGAGTTTTCTAAATTAGAAAATGGTGAACATCCTTGA